TAATAGATAAGCCACATATAAGTTGATCATGACTACAAAAAAAAGGAATTTGAAAGATTAAGTTGTTTGCAGTTGAAGATATCAAAATTAACCTGGTGTCAGGGTAGGTAACAGCTGCAAGATGAACACCAGTGCCATATATGCCTTTAGATGCAGATAGTCTACAGTGGCCAAGCCCATACTCCATCATTGTATACAGTTCTCCTTTAGTAGAAGCAAGCCAAGCATACTGAACATTAGCATTTCCATGACATTTTTTGGTAATATCAACTTGCTTCAAGAATAGGTCCAATCGTGCTTGCATTGACGCACCTGAGCACCGGTCAATTCCAACAATGTCAGAATCAGTAATGCCATTATTGTTCATTCCCTTAAGAAATATCTTGTGTACAAAATTGAAATCCAACCTTCCATATATAGATTCAGTATATGCATCTAAATCTATGTCTTGATTTTGCTGTATAGATTCGTCAACATTTTCACAGTCCTTTTTGTTAATGCTATTTTCTACTTCTACATCATATGGACAGTTTTTTTGTTTAGTATCAATTCTAATACCATTAACTAAAGAATTGGACTCCTCTGTACACTCCCTCAACTTGCACTGATCCAGCCCATTTATTTCAATttctaattgtaattttatttcattagaATCATATGACTCTGTACTTTTTCCACTGTCCTGTTTGCAGATATTATAAGGCTGTTCATCATAAGCAGCATAGACCTCAGGGAAAAAGCAGCCTCCTGCCTCATCAATCCAAGCAATCGGTTGTTGCAAACCAGTTTTCATGTTCAACATATACATACGGAAAAAATTTAACACCATATGATACCCATTTAACTCCACCTCCACAACCGACTTCTTGACTTCAAGATCTTTCTTAACAAAATCAAGAATATCCCTAGGAAAGTCCACCCACTCGCTATTCTTATAGAACATCAGACGAGCCGGTTTCCCACTCTTTTTATAACTTAAAAAGCGGTTACTCAAGGACCGCCCAATATGAGGACCAGCATTTGCATGCTTTTTTCTAAATTCACCCATTTTTTTCTGTTTCACAACCCTGCCTGAAGGCTGCAAAGCTCGGCATATACGTGCAGCATATTGGGTAGCTCGTTTTCTCTTCAATCTGAGTGCAATCCGATCCAATGCCTTTGCAGTTCTCACTTCCATTTCTTTCAGCAAGAAAACTATCTACAAACAAGCCTAAGTAAATATTCTAAGGTGCATTAATGGAATACAACCCTAGACCCTGAGAAACTTCAAAGAAACTGTGGCGGCAATGCAGAAGACCACGATATCAAGAATATTTGGTATTCCCTggatatttaaaacattttagaaTATTTAACTAATATATAGGAtcattttataagttaaaaaataaagaacaaggCATAAATCAATAAAAGCATTCCATGCATAACAAAATGAAGTAATATGATACTTACACAAGTAAAATATCGCAAAAGTACTATCTCAAACAGCATTGAACTAATAAAATATCGTTAAAAGAGTAATCAACAACATCCAAAAGACAGTCAGTTGACTTGGAagactttaaatataaataaactcaATGAACAGGATAATGCTATTGTCCATTGCCTATTCATTCTAGGCGAAATTTCTTCAATCTTACATGAACTTCTTCTCATATATCAGAGCCACTTGTAAAACCGGCTAACCAGTTCCAGGCAACCATTTTATGGTGAGGTCCACGAGCAAGTTGAAGCACATGGCCCCGGGAGCTACTGGCAATTATGTGGTCCAAGAAAAGTTGATACACAAAGTCCAGTAAATGCACATAGCAATAAATGGAATCTGTGGGCTGTGTGCTGATTAAAAGGGAAATGTATGCTCTgaatgaaaatgtaaaattccCCCCTTGACAAGAATAGGACCCGAGGCATTTTAAGCACCAGAACCTCCATCCTCACATGACCATAACAAtattaagtatatatataataaataaatagtatatTTACACAATATTCTCTTTTAAGTCACCTAAAGAACTCATGTGGTTCAACTAGTGACTTACTAGTTTGCCTAGTAACTCATTAACTCGGTATATTGATTGAGTTGATTATTGGTTGGGTTTTTAAAGCACCAGACATAAGAGGTATTCGAAAGTTGCCTTAATTGCAGTCACTCCTAGCCTGTGCTAATTGAAACTCTTAGGTCTAATGATTTCATGGACCAATAGACATGGCCTAAGTAGTATTCATAACTAAGGCTAAGGAAGTTCTCACCTTGTAAGTTGTTTTCATGTCATTGAGTTAGGCATTAAGCATAATTCCAATTGTATTAGATTTAAGAGAAAGATACAAAGAAAATTTTCTGATCTATTTCCTAAATTGAAAACCCATTGAAAATAGTGATACAAAAAGAGCTAGTTAGAGAGTTCGATAAAAGGAAAAACAGCATACCATCTATGCTATAAAAAGAGTACATAGAAAAGAAATATAAG
The sequence above is a segment of the Phaseolus vulgaris cultivar G19833 chromosome 2, P. vulgaris v2.0, whole genome shotgun sequence genome. Coding sequences within it:
- the LOC137811237 gene encoding inactive poly [ADP-ribose] polymerase RCD1-like; translated protein: MEVRTAKALDRIALRLKRKRATQYAARICRALQPSGRVVKQKKMGEFRKKHANAGPHIGRSLSNRFLSYKKSGKPARLMFYKNSEWVDFPRDILDFVKKDLEVKKSVVEVELNGYHMVLNFFRMYMLNMKTGLQQPIAWIDEAGGCFFPEVYAAYDEQPYNICKQDSGKSTESYDSNEIKLQLEIEINGLDQCKLRECTEESNSLVNGIRIDTKQKNCPYDVEVENSINKKDCENVDESIQQNQDIDLDAYTESIYGRLDFNFVHKIFLKGMNNNGITDSDIVGIDRCSGASMQARLDLFLKQVDITKKCHGNANVQYAWLASTKGELYTMMEYGLGHCRLSASKGIYGTGVHLAAVTYPDTSARYCDVDENGVRHLVLCRVIMGNMEILHPGTGQFQPSSCEYDNGVDDIQCPRYYVVWNMNMNTHIYPEFVVSFKVPFDAEALFCGSERKNTVSGVMTACHGPQGLLNSCAVVKGTTAARGPTSPWMPFPLLFAAIRNKVPPNDMELVRRHYEQFRSKQISREDFVKNLRLIVGDALLKLAVTQLQSKIPSNVKKG